One Budorcas taxicolor isolate Tak-1 chromosome 13, Takin1.1, whole genome shotgun sequence DNA window includes the following coding sequences:
- the ADAM33 gene encoding disintegrin and metalloproteinase domain-containing protein 33: protein MRPGSRRARGSPTWGLLLLLGLPWPAWGTKEFQGNTLGKPVVLHWSLDGRPQRMVTLEEPVPKLEVRLVALEAEGQELLLELEKNHRLLAPGYTETHYSPDGQPVVLFPNHKDHCHYHGHVRGFLDSWVVLSICSGMRGLITLSSNASYYVHPWPAGDSKDFLTHRIFRVEQLFSGKGTCGHRDPGDKRDMTSLSCATQIRERRESLRSPRYLELYIVGDHTLFLTQHRNLNHAKQRLLEVANYVDQILRTLDIKVVLTGLEVWTEQDQSRVTPDANATLWAFLQWRRGLWARQPHDSAQLLTGQAFRGATVGLAPVAGMCLAESSGGVTTDHSEFSIGAAATMAHEIGHSLGLSHDPHGCCAEAAVEQGGCVMAAATGHPFPRVFSACSRRQLRAFFRKGGGACLSNAPDSGLLVPQARCGNGFVEKGEECDCGAGQECPDSCCLGHNCSLRAGAQCTHGDCCAHCLLKPAGTPCRPAAGDCDLPEFCTGASPYCPPDIYLLDGSPCARGRGYCRDGACPTLEQQCQQLWGPGSRPAPEACFQVLNSAGDAQVNCGQQGDGNFVPCAQRDAQCGKLQCQGGEQSALVPHVVPVDSTVHLGSREVICRGASVLPGAQLDLPDLGLVEAGTQCGPRMVCQERRCQNTTFRELELCLMACHGHGVCNSNHNCHCAPGWAPPSCDKPGLGGSVDSGPVQPQNRDAFTLAVILSFVMPLLPGAGLAWCCCRRPGLCLQRCFWGSRRDLMCSGSKDGPCRGQPLGSIHPMELRLTAPQEPQPLDLENSARTQQPP, encoded by the exons ATGCGTCCGGGGTCTCGGAGAGCTCGAGGGTCGCCCAcgtgggggctgctgctgctactgggaCTACCGTGGCCCGCGTGGGGGACGAAGGAGTTTCAAG GAAACACCCTTGGAAAGCCAGTCGTTCTGCATTGGAGCCTAGATGGACGACCCCAGCGCATGGTCACCCTGGAGGAGCCG GTCCCAAAGCTAGAAGTGAGGCTGGTGGCCTTGGAGGCTGAAGGTCAGGAGCTCCTGCTAGAGCTGGAGAAGAATCA CAGGCTGCTGGCCCCAGGATACACAGAAACCCACTACAGCCCAGATGGGCAGCCGGTAGTGCTGTTCCCCAACCACAAG GATCACTGCCACTACCATGGGCATGTGAGGGGCTTCCTGGACTCCTGGGTGGTCCTCAGCATCTGCTCTGGGATGAG GGGCCTGATCACACTCAGCAGCAATGCCAGCTATTATGTGCATCCCTGGCCAGCTGGGGACTCCAAGGACTTCTTGACCCATAGGATCTTCCGGGTGGAGCAGCTGTTCAGCGGGAAAGGAACCTGTGGCCACAGGGACCCAGGGGACAAAAGGGACATGACCAGCCTTTCGTGTGCCACCCAGATCAGG GAGAGGCGGGAGTCCCTCCGAAGCCCGAGGTACCTGGAGCTGTACATAGTGGGGGACCACACCCTG TTTTTGACTCAGCACCGGAACTTGAACCACGCCAAACAGCGTCTCCTGGAGGTCGCCAATTATGTGGATCAG ATTCTCAGGACTTTGGACATTAAGGTGGTGCTGACCGGCCTGGAAGTGTGGACCGAGCAGGACCAGAGCCGCGTCACGCCAGACGCGAACGCCACGCTGTGGGCCTTCCTGCAGTGGCGCCGGGGGCTGTGGGCGCGGCAGCCACACGACTCTGCTCAGCTGCTCAC GGGCCAAGCTTTCCGGGGCGCCACAGTGGGCCTGGCACCCGTCGCGGGCATGTGCCTCGCGGAGAGCTCTGGAGGCGTGACGACA GACCACTCGGAGTTCTCCATTGGTGCTGCAGCCACCATGGCCCACGAGATAGGCCACAGCCTGGGCCTCAGCCACGACCCCCACGGCTGCTGCGCGGAGGCGGCGGTGGAGCAGGGCGGCTGCGTGATGGCGGCGGCTACCGG GCACCCGTTCCCTCGCGTGTTTAGCGCCTGCAGCCGCCGCCAGCTGCGCGCCTTCTTCCGAAAGGGAGGGGGCGCTTGTCTCTCCAACGCGCCGGACTCCGGGCTCCTGGTGCCGCAGGCGCGCTGCGGGAACGGCTTTGTAGAAAAGGGCGAGGAGTGCGATTGCGGCGCCGGCCAG GAGTGCCCCGACTCCTGCTGCCTTGGCCACAACTGCTCGCTGCGTGCGGGAGCCCAGTGCACCCACGGGGACTGCTGCGCACACTGCCTG CTGAAGCCGGCGGGCACGCCATGCCGCCCGGCTGCGGGCGACTGTGACCTCCCCGAATTCTGCACCGGAGCCTCCCCTTATTGCCCGCCGGACATTTACCTACTGGACGGCTCGCCCTGCGCCAGAGGCCGCGGCTACTGTCGGGACGGCGCGTGTCCCACGCTGGAGCAGCAGTGCCAGCAGCTCTGGGGGCCTG GCTCGCGCCCAGCCCCGGAGGCTTGCTTCCAGGTCTTGAACTCCGCGGGAGACGCCCAGGTGAACTGCGGCCAGCAGGGGGACGGCAACTTCGTACCCTGTGCGCAGAG GGATGCGCAGTGTGGGAAACTGCAGTGCCAGGGCGGGGAACAGAGCGCACTGGTGCCACACGTGGTTCCGGTGGACTCCACCGTACACCTGGGCAGCCGAGAGGTGATTTGCAGGGGAGCTTCCGTGCTGCCCGGTGCCCAGCTGGACCTGCCTGACTTGGGCCTGGTAGAGGCAGGCACCCAGTGTGGACCTAGAATG GTGTGCCAGGAAAGGCGCTGCCAGAACACTACTTTCcgagagctggagctctgcctgaTGGCCTGCCATGGCCACGGG gTTTGCAATAGTAACCATAACTGCCATTGTGCTCCAGGCTGGGCTCCGCCTTCCTGTGACAAGCCAGGGTTGGGTGGCAGTGTGGACAGCGGTCCTGTGCAGCCTCAAA ACCGGGACGCCTTCACACTGGCGGTGATCCTTAGCTTTGTGATGCCTCTGCTCCCTGGGGCTGGCCTGGCCTGGTGCTGCTGCCGGCGTCCGGGACTCTGTCTCCAGCGATGCTTCTGGGGCTCCAGGAGGGACCTCATGTGCAGTGG ATCCAAAGATGGCCCATGCAGAGGCCAACCTCTGGGCAGCATTCACCCAATGGAGTTGCGCCTGACAGCCCCTCAGGAGCCCCAGCCCTTGG ACCTTGAGAACTCTGCTAGAACCCAACAGCCACCTTGA